One genomic region from Arcobacter sp. LA11 encodes:
- a CDS encoding porin: MKKFAKMSLIAAIAVAGTTASAQPLAEAIKNVDVSGTATYRYNDYELSEANNNYKVAVSLKSKITDDVTFNSRFIAGDDTANVSLGTSTSGDGSVSVVLSEANFAYTGIANTAVVVGKQGLATAYTLSRDAMGDEQTGTGILAMTTFSPVTLYAGYFNQTNFKTSGDITGLISTGGEDLAIVGFMGTFGGISVDASYVDLQDTFDAYTLGLDASYKISSVDMSAFARYSSLDLDNADTDNNLWKIGVAANMGIFGAHLSYGQTDEEGGTVGVDASATTGFDEHWRVTLSGVADASVVYAGIDAQVTDKVKIALNYSDMEIDTSADDDQTEIYTQVSYKHASNLSTYVRFGQLDNEANPEKETMGRVHVQYSF, from the coding sequence ATGAAAAAATTCGCAAAAATGAGTTTAATCGCTGCAATTGCTGTAGCTGGAACAACTGCATCTGCACAACCACTTGCAGAAGCAATTAAAAACGTAGATGTATCTGGTACAGCTACATACAGATATAATGACTATGAATTATCGGAAGCAAACAACAATTATAAAGTTGCTGTATCTTTAAAATCAAAAATTACTGATGATGTAACTTTTAATTCAAGATTTATTGCTGGTGATGATACTGCAAATGTATCTTTAGGAACAAGTACATCTGGTGATGGTAGTGTATCTGTAGTATTATCTGAAGCAAATTTTGCTTATACAGGTATTGCAAATACTGCTGTTGTTGTTGGTAAACAAGGTTTAGCTACTGCTTATACTCTTTCAAGAGATGCTATGGGTGATGAGCAAACTGGTACTGGTATCTTAGCTATGACAACTTTTTCTCCTGTAACATTATATGCAGGTTACTTTAACCAAACAAACTTCAAAACATCTGGAGATATTACTGGATTAATTTCTACTGGTGGAGAAGATTTAGCAATCGTTGGATTTATGGGTACATTTGGTGGAATTAGTGTTGATGCTTCTTACGTTGATTTACAAGATACATTTGATGCATATACTTTAGGATTAGATGCTTCATATAAAATCTCTTCAGTTGATATGAGTGCTTTTGCAAGATATTCTTCTTTAGATTTAGATAATGCTGATACGGATAATAACTTATGGAAAATTGGTGTTGCTGCAAATATGGGAATTTTTGGAGCGCATTTATCATACGGTCAAACTGACGAAGAAGGTGGAACTGTAGGTGTTGATGCTTCTGCAACTACTGGTTTTGATGAGCACTGGAGAGTTACATTATCTGGTGTTGCTGATGCTTCTGTAGTTTATGCAGGTATTGATGCACAAGTTACTGATAAAGTAAAAATTGCTTTAAACTATAGTGATATGGAAATTGATACTTCTGCAGATGATGATCAAACTGAGATTTATACTCAAGTTTCGTATAAGCATGCAAGTAACTTATCTACTTATGTTAGATTTGGTCAATTAGATAATGAAGCTAACCCTGAAAAAGAAACAATGGGTAGAGTTCACGTTCAATACTCATTCTAA
- the prfB gene encoding peptide chain release factor 2, translating into MDAYEYSELLKLLNIKLGNIKNILKPEELTSRLKEIEELESEQEFWNDVENATKIGIEKNRILSKLSKFNKANDALSGTNELYELASEDNDQDTFELLHEEATELDELIKTTEISVMLSNPDDPSNAIISIHPGAGGTESQDWASMLYRMYLRWAERQNFKIELLDYQDGEEAGIKDVSFIIKGENAYGYLKAENGIHRLVRISPFDSNAKRHTSFASVMVSPEIDDNIDIVIEDKDIRIDTYRASGAGGQHVNKTESAIRITHIKTNIVVQCQNDRSQHKNKASAIKMLKSRLYEYELEQQQAEKSGTEKSDIGWGHQIRSYVMQPYQQVKDTRSNIGYSNVDAILDGDITKIIEDVLISQSS; encoded by the coding sequence ATGGATGCTTATGAATATTCAGAATTATTAAAATTACTTAATATAAAACTTGGAAATATCAAAAATATCTTAAAACCTGAAGAATTAACTTCAAGATTAAAAGAGATTGAAGAACTTGAATCAGAACAAGAATTTTGGAATGATGTAGAAAATGCAACAAAAATTGGTATAGAAAAAAATAGAATCCTCTCAAAATTATCAAAATTTAATAAGGCAAATGATGCTTTAAGTGGAACAAATGAGCTGTATGAATTAGCTTCTGAAGATAATGATCAAGATACATTTGAACTTTTGCACGAAGAAGCTACTGAATTAGATGAATTAATCAAAACAACTGAAATCTCTGTAATGCTTTCTAATCCAGATGATCCATCAAATGCAATTATTTCAATTCATCCAGGAGCTGGTGGAACGGAATCACAAGATTGGGCTTCTATGCTTTATAGAATGTACCTAAGATGGGCAGAAAGACAAAATTTCAAAATAGAATTATTAGATTATCAAGACGGAGAAGAAGCAGGAATTAAAGATGTCTCTTTTATTATAAAAGGTGAAAATGCTTACGGATATTTAAAGGCTGAAAATGGAATTCATAGACTAGTTCGAATTTCTCCTTTTGATTCAAATGCAAAAAGGCATACATCTTTTGCATCTGTTATGGTGAGTCCAGAAATTGATGACAATATTGATATTGTAATAGAAGATAAAGATATTAGAATTGATACATATAGAGCTAGTGGTGCAGGAGGACAACATGTTAACAAAACCGAATCTGCAATTAGAATTACTCACATTAAAACAAATATAGTCGTTCAATGCCAAAATGATAGATCACAACATAAAAATAAAGCTAGTGCTATAAAAATGCTTAAGTCAAGATTATATGAATATGAACTAGAACAACAGCAAGCAGAAAAAAGTGGTACTGAAAAAAGTGATATTGGATGGGGACATCAAATTAGATCTTATGTCATGCAACCATATCAACAAGTAAAAGATACTAGAAGTAATATTGGATATTCAAATGTTGATGCCATCCTAGATGGAGATATTACAAAAATAATTGAAGATGTTTTAATCTCACAATCGAGTTAA
- a CDS encoding cytochrome c, with translation MKLLTTITLGILTTISLNAKTTMCFKENHTSMTTIETIALDGGACNSSKNVQDMKNDGWEVDDIKIEKASTGNNYIYIFKKDEINMTSINEEKLEQKILQRLETRKKEEQVARKKEIKIRMSKDGKKLYINKCQNCHGEKANKLVGNSRDLTKLNFFDFKTTIRDYGLGEYDRGTAFSMLPYANLMDSRDIKNVYSYINSLKPKKDQKDLEKEIEKESK, from the coding sequence ATGAAACTTCTTACTACTATTACGTTAGGAATATTAACAACTATTTCGCTTAATGCGAAAACAACAATGTGTTTTAAAGAAAATCATACTTCTATGACTACTATTGAAACTATAGCTTTAGATGGTGGAGCATGTAATTCTTCTAAAAATGTTCAAGATATGAAAAATGATGGTTGGGAAGTTGATGATATAAAAATTGAAAAAGCATCTACAGGAAACAATTATATTTATATTTTCAAAAAAGATGAAATAAATATGACATCAATTAATGAAGAAAAACTAGAACAAAAAATTTTACAAAGGTTAGAAACAAGAAAAAAAGAAGAACAAGTTGCTAGAAAAAAAGAAATAAAAATTAGAATGTCTAAAGATGGTAAAAAATTGTATATTAATAAATGTCAAAACTGTCATGGAGAAAAAGCAAATAAATTAGTAGGTAATTCAAGAGATCTAACAAAATTAAACTTTTTTGACTTTAAAACTACTATTAGGGACTATGGTTTAGGAGAATATGATAGAGGAACAGCATTTAGTATGCTACCTTATGCAAACTTAATGGATTCAAGAGATATTAAAAATGTATATTCATATATAAATAGTTTAAAACCAAAAAAAGATCAAAAAGATTTAGAAAAAGAGATAGAAAAGGAATCTAAGTAA
- a CDS encoding porin, with protein sequence MKKFAKMSLVAAIAVAGTVASAQPLAEAIKNVDVSGTVVYRYNDKNFDDGDSTVDNNYKVAVSLKSKVTDDVTFNSRFIAGGDNGGFIGLDTQGTGDGGVGVELTWANFAYTGIANTTVIVGKQGLGLPWFKATDSDGTEQTGTGILAMTTMGPVTAAAGYFNQTNVTAGKDAIGTTADVALSGTNVMIAALMGSFGPVKAEGWYMDADDTLDSYFLKASGKIGPVNAYVQYQETDLDGVSGEDIELLKAGVSAKMGMFNAAFAYAKTGDDGSGILNAVSTNSAIGYSVSLHKADNSDAIFVDLGAQVSDKLHVGLNYDKVSDDDADEADDHEEAFIQLTYKHAKNLSAYIRYADGEDAELDYNRGRLQVEYKF encoded by the coding sequence ATGAAAAAATTCGCAAAAATGAGTTTAGTAGCAGCTATCGCTGTAGCTGGAACTGTAGCATCTGCACAACCTTTAGCAGAAGCAATCAAAAACGTAGATGTATCTGGTACTGTTGTATATAGATATAATGACAAAAATTTTGATGATGGTGATTCAACTGTAGATAACAACTATAAAGTAGCTGTTTCTTTAAAATCAAAAGTTACTGATGATGTAACTTTTAATTCTAGATTTATCGCAGGTGGAGATAATGGTGGTTTCATTGGATTAGATACTCAAGGTACTGGTGATGGTGGCGTTGGTGTTGAATTAACTTGGGCAAACTTTGCTTATACTGGTATTGCTAATACAACTGTAATCGTGGGTAAACAAGGTTTAGGTCTTCCATGGTTTAAAGCTACTGATTCTGATGGTACTGAGCAAACTGGAACTGGTATCTTAGCTATGACTACTATGGGTCCTGTAACTGCTGCTGCTGGTTACTTTAACCAAACAAATGTTACTGCTGGAAAAGATGCAATTGGTACTACTGCTGATGTTGCTTTAAGTGGAACAAACGTTATGATTGCAGCTTTAATGGGATCTTTTGGACCTGTAAAAGCTGAAGGTTGGTACATGGATGCTGATGATACACTTGATTCTTATTTCCTTAAAGCTTCTGGAAAAATTGGACCTGTTAATGCATACGTTCAATACCAAGAAACTGATTTAGATGGTGTTTCTGGAGAAGATATCGAATTATTAAAAGCTGGTGTTTCTGCTAAAATGGGTATGTTCAATGCAGCATTCGCATATGCTAAAACTGGTGATGATGGTTCTGGTATCTTAAACGCAGTATCTACAAACTCTGCAATTGGTTATTCTGTAAGCTTACATAAAGCAGATAATTCTGATGCAATCTTTGTTGACTTAGGTGCACAAGTTTCTGATAAATTACATGTAGGATTAAACTATGATAAAGTTTCTGATGATGATGCAGATGAAGCTGATGATCATGAAGAAGCATTTATCCAATTAACTTACAAACATGCTAAAAACTTATCAGCATACATTAGATATGCAGATGGTGAAGATGCAGAACTTGACTACAACAGAGGTAGATTACAAGTTGAATATAAATTCTAG
- a CDS encoding dihydroneopterin aldolase, protein MKIYIENLTFDCIIGILDFEREKEQKVVIDLSFKYNYKNPKNFIDYSKISKKIEQIMKKKKFELLEDAIIYIDKYLNSKYKIKKLKIKISKPDILTNCIVSLKNC, encoded by the coding sequence ATGAAAATATATATAGAAAACTTAACTTTTGACTGTATTATAGGGATACTTGATTTTGAAAGAGAAAAAGAGCAAAAAGTAGTTATTGATTTATCATTTAAATACAACTACAAAAATCCAAAAAACTTTATAGACTATTCTAAAATTTCTAAAAAAATAGAACAAATTATGAAAAAAAAGAAATTTGAACTTCTAGAAGATGCAATTATATATATTGATAAGTATCTAAATTCTAAATATAAAATAAAAAAACTCAAAATAAAAATCTCTAAACCTGATATATTAACAAACTGTATAGTTTCTTTAAAAAACTGTTAA
- the plsY gene encoding glycerol-3-phosphate 1-O-acyltransferase PlsY, which translates to MDFLLNFNILFFIAAYLAGSIPFGLLLANTFAGVNIKEHGSKSIGATNVLRVVKETNPALAKKLSVATVILDALKGTIVLLIAIAMGASESTLWGIAVLAVLGHCYSIFLGLEGGKGVATGLGVFLVLIPIPTLIGAAVWIFCGKVLKVSSLSSLLGLTGVVIAALFMNNGLEVGSNAPMYIIAFIIYYKHIPNIVRLVKGEEKKVI; encoded by the coding sequence ATGGACTTTCTTTTAAACTTCAATATTCTATTTTTTATAGCAGCATATCTTGCTGGTTCTATTCCTTTTGGACTGCTTTTGGCAAATACTTTTGCAGGTGTAAATATCAAAGAACATGGTAGTAAATCAATTGGGGCAACAAATGTATTAAGAGTTGTAAAAGAAACAAACCCAGCTTTAGCAAAAAAACTAAGTGTTGCTACAGTTATATTAGATGCTCTAAAAGGAACTATTGTTTTACTTATAGCTATTGCAATGGGTGCTAGTGAATCTACACTATGGGGTATTGCAGTATTAGCAGTATTGGGTCATTGTTACTCAATCTTTTTAGGTCTTGAAGGAGGAAAAGGAGTTGCAACTGGTCTTGGAGTATTTTTAGTTTTAATTCCAATTCCTACTTTAATTGGTGCTGCAGTTTGGATCTTTTGTGGAAAAGTATTAAAAGTTTCATCTTTATCATCTTTATTAGGATTAACAGGTGTTGTGATTGCAGCCCTATTTATGAATAATGGATTAGAAGTAGGAAGTAACGCTCCAATGTATATAATAGCTTTTATAATCTATTATAAACATATTCCAAATATAGTTAGGTTAGTTAAAGGAGAAGAAAAAAAAGTTATCTAA
- the nadA gene encoding quinolinate synthase NadA has product MNLKEEILKLKEELDVTLVAHFYQRDEVFELADITGDSLELAKRAKETDSKYIVFCGVGFMGESVKVLDPEKIVLMPKIACCAMARMIDEGYYEENLQKINEAGISNDDILPITYINSSAAVKARVGEMGGMVCTSSNAYKIIEKGLKSGKKIFFVPDRCLGQNFAKSLNLKSAVVGDGTDLNEADIICYNGFCSVHQLFTVEDIEFYREKYEDILIAVHPECDPAICDAADFVGSTSQLIKYITELPIEQKVAVGTEYNMVNRLREKNTYILSSTKPECPTMNETTLEDVYNTLKSIKDGKISEECEIKVSEDVAKWARVALERMFEV; this is encoded by the coding sequence TTGAATTTAAAAGAAGAAATTTTAAAATTAAAAGAAGAACTTGATGTAACACTTGTTGCTCATTTTTATCAAAGAGATGAAGTATTTGAGTTAGCAGATATTACAGGGGATTCATTAGAATTAGCAAAGAGAGCTAAAGAGACTGATTCGAAATATATTGTATTTTGTGGTGTAGGTTTTATGGGTGAAAGTGTAAAAGTACTTGACCCAGAAAAGATTGTTCTAATGCCAAAAATTGCATGTTGTGCCATGGCTAGAATGATTGATGAAGGTTATTATGAAGAAAATCTACAAAAAATAAATGAAGCTGGGATTTCAAATGATGATATTCTTCCTATTACTTATATAAACTCTAGTGCAGCAGTAAAAGCTAGAGTTGGTGAAATGGGTGGTATGGTTTGTACTTCTTCAAATGCTTATAAGATTATTGAAAAAGGTTTAAAATCAGGGAAGAAGATCTTCTTTGTTCCTGATAGATGTTTAGGTCAGAATTTTGCAAAATCTTTAAATTTAAAATCAGCAGTAGTTGGTGATGGAACAGATTTAAATGAAGCAGATATTATTTGTTATAATGGTTTTTGTTCTGTACATCAACTTTTCACTGTTGAAGATATTGAATTTTATAGAGAAAAATATGAAGATATTCTAATAGCAGTTCATCCTGAATGTGATCCTGCTATTTGTGATGCAGCTGATTTTGTTGGTTCAACTTCACAGCTTATAAAATATATCACTGAACTTCCTATTGAGCAAAAAGTAGCTGTAGGAACAGAATACAATATGGTAAATAGATTAAGAGAAAAAAATACATACATCTTAAGCTCAACGAAACCAGAGTGTCCCACTATGAATGAAACAACATTAGAAGATGTATATAACACATTAAAATCAATCAAAGACGGAAAGATTTCAGAAGAGTGTGAAATCAAAGTAAGTGAAGATGTTGCAAAATGGGCTAGAGTTGCTTTAGAGAGGATGTTTGAAGTATGA
- the nadC gene encoding carboxylating nicotinate-nucleotide diphosphorylase, which produces MINIKKFVKNAIIEDNGRGDLFFDVAPKGRFKAHVVAKDSGILAGEIYAKALAKTEKFDCKFLKHDGDTLQKGDIIAKLEGKASILLSSERTFLNMLQHASGIATMANKFASKINDLDVALLDTRKTRPQLRDFEKYASRIGGAINHRLGLDDCLMLKDTHLRTITDLKGFIKSARKRISWVTKIEIECETFEQVKEAMEAGGDIIMCDNMSPEEIKEVVKYRDENHPGVLLEASGNISLDTVRMYAQTGVDALSSGSIIHQATWLDFSMKFD; this is translated from the coding sequence ATGATAAATATTAAAAAATTTGTAAAAAATGCTATTATTGAAGATAATGGTAGAGGTGATTTATTCTTTGATGTTGCTCCTAAAGGAAGATTTAAAGCACATGTGGTTGCTAAAGATAGTGGAATTTTAGCGGGTGAAATTTATGCAAAAGCTCTAGCTAAAACAGAAAAGTTTGATTGTAAGTTTTTAAAACATGATGGAGATACTTTACAAAAAGGTGATATCATAGCAAAGCTTGAGGGCAAAGCATCTATACTTTTATCAAGTGAAAGAACTTTTTTAAATATGCTTCAACATGCAAGTGGAATAGCAACTATGGCAAATAAATTTGCGTCTAAAATAAATGATTTAGATGTAGCTTTATTAGATACAAGAAAAACAAGACCACAATTAAGAGATTTTGAAAAGTATGCTTCAAGAATTGGTGGGGCGATTAACCATAGACTTGGACTTGATGATTGTTTAATGTTAAAAGATACTCACTTAAGAACAATTACTGATTTAAAAGGGTTTATTAAATCTGCTAGAAAAAGAATCTCTTGGGTTACTAAGATTGAAATAGAGTGTGAAACATTTGAGCAAGTAAAAGAGGCTATGGAAGCAGGTGGTGATATTATTATGTGTGATAATATGTCTCCAGAAGAGATAAAAGAAGTTGTAAAATATAGAGATGAAAATCATCCTGGAGTATTATTAGAAGCATCAGGAAATATATCTTTAGATACAGTTAGAATGTATGCCCAAACAGGTGTAGATGCATTAAGTTCTGGAAGTATAATTCATCAAGCAACTTGGCTAGATTTCTCAATGAAGTTTGACTAA
- a CDS encoding bifunctional oligoribonuclease/PAP phosphatase NrnA — protein sequence MKKDFIVSNKINMSDYAKALELIEKSRYILIITHVNPDADSISSALALSNLFHENKIKHKVFNISSDLPQNLNFMEKFDKITDQFPKFFDLAISVDCGTIKRLGFELDPEIPLINFDHHKSNNNYGTVNLVDPMKSSTAEIVYDFFKYNGLYITKHTATALYVGIYDDSLAFSLGRCDEMTFDKVNHLVEFGASPSDIANKMKRRDSLAKYRIIPKVLESLELYNEGQVATIHAKEEWFKETGAHNRDCEDALNMIMSMHIVKVAFFVRIVNNVSRVSLRSKGKIDVSKVAGKFDGGGHFNAAGCTLDTLNIENVIEIVLKEVLETT from the coding sequence ATGAAAAAAGACTTTATAGTTAGTAATAAAATTAATATGTCAGATTATGCAAAAGCTTTAGAGCTTATTGAAAAGAGTAGATATATACTCATAATAACACATGTAAATCCTGATGCAGATTCTATATCATCTGCATTGGCTTTATCTAATTTATTTCATGAAAATAAAATTAAACACAAAGTTTTTAATATAAGTTCAGATTTACCTCAGAACTTAAATTTCATGGAGAAATTTGATAAAATTACTGACCAATTTCCTAAATTCTTTGATTTAGCTATTTCTGTTGATTGTGGAACTATAAAAAGATTAGGTTTTGAACTTGACCCTGAAATTCCATTAATCAATTTTGACCATCACAAATCAAATAACAATTATGGAACTGTAAACTTAGTTGATCCTATGAAAAGTTCAACGGCTGAAATTGTATATGATTTTTTCAAATATAATGGATTATATATAACAAAACATACAGCAACAGCTTTGTATGTTGGTATTTATGATGACTCTTTAGCTTTTTCACTTGGGCGTTGTGATGAAATGACTTTTGACAAAGTTAATCATTTAGTTGAATTTGGAGCTAGTCCTTCAGATATTGCAAATAAGATGAAAAGAAGAGATTCTTTAGCCAAATATAGAATTATTCCCAAAGTATTAGAGAGTCTTGAACTTTATAATGAAGGTCAAGTTGCAACAATACATGCAAAAGAAGAATGGTTTAAAGAAACAGGTGCTCATAATAGAGATTGTGAAGATGCTTTAAATATGATTATGAGTATGCATATTGTAAAAGTTGCCTTCTTTGTAAGAATAGTAAATAACGTGAGTCGTGTTTCTCTTCGCTCAAAAGGTAAAATAGATGTATCAAAAGTAGCTGGAAAGTTTGATGGCGGAGGTCATTTTAATGCAGCTGGTTGTACTTTAGATACTTTAAATATAGAAAATGTAATTGAAATAGTTTTAAAGGAAGTTCTTGAGACGACGTAG
- a CDS encoding M23 family metallopeptidase: protein MRRRSNNSLKNILSLIIVLLIIAAGVFIYLSPQFEKNKPKIAFENNGYWNLKDKLTVSLFDQSGIKSYKVYYKKPNSETVLLGKSISAKQTSVMFSIEGFILEPNTEKVKLAIEVIDNSNWNFFQGNKTYQEFELNIDRKKPIANIVSNSYNIKRGGSAAVVVEVSDKNLSEKYISFNNKYKFELIPFQKKNFYAAIIAWPIEVEEFQRVNLVAIDKANNKSVTKVPLYIKDLKIKNDIINISKKFIDKVSIPVLKKSDYVIPSNNVEIFVKQNKKLRQENIDTIRNVSLKNMSRDIIKKYKVNAFKRLEGSKTFAGFAERRQYFYEKEKIDEAWHLGMDWASIKHAPIKVSNAGKVIFDDFLGIYGNTLIVDHKLGLQSLYAHTSKFHVKVDDEVKRNQKIANTGSTGAVFGDHLHFGVLVQGLEVNPLEWMDKTWIKTRILNVLDEANEVIKTK from the coding sequence TTGAGACGACGTAGTAATAATAGTTTAAAAAATATTTTATCATTAATTATTGTTTTATTAATTATAGCAGCAGGTGTATTTATTTATTTATCCCCTCAATTTGAAAAAAATAAACCAAAAATTGCCTTTGAGAATAATGGATATTGGAATTTAAAAGATAAGTTAACTGTATCTCTTTTTGATCAAAGTGGAATTAAATCTTATAAGGTTTATTATAAAAAGCCTAATAGTGAAACTGTTTTATTAGGGAAAAGTATTAGTGCTAAACAAACAAGTGTTATGTTTAGTATAGAAGGTTTTATTTTAGAACCAAACACAGAAAAAGTAAAACTAGCAATTGAAGTTATAGATAATAGTAATTGGAACTTTTTCCAAGGTAATAAAACTTATCAAGAGTTTGAGTTAAATATTGATAGAAAAAAACCTATTGCAAATATTGTATCAAATTCATATAATATAAAACGTGGTGGAAGTGCGGCAGTTGTTGTAGAAGTTAGTGATAAAAACTTAAGTGAAAAATATATATCTTTTAATAATAAATATAAATTTGAATTAATACCTTTTCAAAAGAAGAATTTTTATGCAGCTATTATTGCATGGCCAATTGAAGTTGAAGAATTTCAAAGAGTTAATTTAGTAGCTATTGATAAAGCAAATAATAAAAGTGTGACAAAAGTTCCTTTATACATAAAAGACTTAAAAATTAAAAATGATATTATAAATATTTCAAAAAAGTTTATAGATAAAGTTTCTATCCCTGTATTGAAAAAGAGTGACTATGTAATTCCTTCTAACAATGTAGAAATTTTTGTTAAGCAAAATAAAAAATTAAGACAAGAAAATATTGATACAATTAGAAATGTCTCTTTAAAAAATATGTCTCGAGATATAATTAAAAAATATAAAGTCAATGCATTTAAAAGATTAGAAGGCTCTAAAACATTTGCAGGTTTTGCAGAAAGAAGACAATATTTTTATGAAAAAGAAAAAATTGATGAAGCTTGGCATTTAGGAATGGATTGGGCAAGTATTAAACATGCTCCAATAAAAGTTTCAAATGCAGGAAAAGTTATCTTTGATGATTTCTTAGGAATATATGGTAATACTTTAATTGTAGATCATAAACTAGGGTTACAGTCTTTATATGCTCACACAAGTAAATTTCATGTAAAAGTTGATGATGAAGTAAAAAGAAACCAAAAAATTGCAAATACAGGTTCAACAGGAGCAGTATTTGGAGATCATTTACATTTTGGAGTTTTAGTTCAAGGTTTAGAAGTAAATCCTTTAGAGTGGATGGATAAAACTTGGATAAAAACTAGAATACTAAATGTTTTAGATGAAGCTAATGAGGTAATAAAAACTAAATGA
- the lpxC gene encoding UDP-3-O-acyl-N-acetylglucosamine deacetylase, giving the protein MKQRTIAKSIEIVGIGLHKGVPVKMKLEPLDSDMGIVFYRVDEGVTIPLKIENVVDTKMATVIGKDGVVVSTIEHLLSAVYAYGIDNLRVVIDNDEVPVLDGSSSGYCMLIDEAGIKELDKSKKAIKIKKEVEITTEDGKRVALKPSNHIIYDFSIDFEHPVIGEQDFHFDYSIAEYKENISRARTFGFLHEVQYLRSIGLAQGGSMENAIVLDQSKVLNPEGLRYDNEFVRHKILDAIGDMALLGYTIVGEYGAHAGSHHLNHLLTKKVYEDEANYEIIDLEEADEEAQVFELAYSKVEV; this is encoded by the coding sequence ATGAAACAAAGAACAATAGCAAAAAGTATAGAAATAGTTGGAATAGGGCTTCATAAAGGAGTTCCTGTTAAGATGAAACTAGAGCCTCTTGATTCTGATATGGGAATAGTTTTTTATAGAGTTGATGAAGGGGTTACCATTCCTCTTAAAATTGAAAACGTAGTTGATACAAAAATGGCTACAGTAATTGGAAAAGATGGCGTGGTTGTTTCAACTATTGAACATCTATTATCTGCTGTATATGCATATGGAATTGATAATTTACGTGTTGTAATTGATAATGATGAGGTTCCTGTTCTTGATGGAAGTTCTTCTGGATATTGTATGTTAATAGATGAAGCAGGAATTAAAGAACTTGATAAATCAAAAAAAGCTATTAAAATAAAAAAAGAAGTTGAGATTACAACTGAAGATGGGAAAAGGGTAGCCCTTAAACCCTCAAACCATATTATCTATGATTTTTCAATTGATTTTGAACATCCAGTTATTGGAGAGCAAGATTTTCATTTTGATTATTCAATTGCTGAATATAAAGAAAATATAAGTAGGGCTAGAACTTTTGGGTTCTTACATGAGGTCCAATATTTACGAAGTATTGGTTTAGCACAAGGTGGTAGTATGGAAAATGCTATTGTTCTTGACCAGTCAAAAGTTTTAAATCCTGAAGGCTTAAGATACGATAATGAATTTGTAAGACATAAAATTTTAGATGCAATTGGAGATATGGCTCTTCTTGGATATACAATTGTAGGTGAATATGGTGCACATGCAGGGAGTCATCATTTAAATCATCTTCTTACAAAAAAAGTATATGAAGATGAAGCAAATTATGAGATTATTGATTTAGAAGAAGCAGATGAAGAAGCACAAGTATTTGAATTAGCATATTCAAAAGTTGAAGTATAA